One window of the Chitinophaga niabensis genome contains the following:
- a CDS encoding nicotinate phosphoribosyltransferase: MENLILLADAYKYSHHKLYVPGTTRIYSYLESRGGLFSETVFYGLQYLLKAYLEGPVITAEKIKEASEMLPEVFGRDDVFEAARFQYILEKHGGYLPVRIKAVPEGTVVPVKNVLMTIENTDPKCYWLTNFLETLLMQVWYPNTVATLSREIKKIILQYFKATASEASQAGIDFVLNDFGFRGATSVEAAGLGGSAHLVNFSGSDTLAASTFAKRYYHAFRAPGLSIPATEHSIVTLLGEAGEAKIFKHVLDTFPEGTVACVSDSYNIFRACEEYWGTLLKDQVLARKGTLVIRPDSGDPVRTLLKVFEILMDKFGSALNEKGYKVLPPQVRVIQGDGINLQSIREIYAALQEAGISAENLVLGMGGALIQKVNRDTQEFALKCSYAEINGEEVDVSKSPVEMDATGALRTSFKKSKAGKFKLVRDSDGYKTVGLHENPELPDVLETVFENGKLVKDWRFEDIRKNAEI, translated from the coding sequence ATGGAGAACCTTATTTTACTCGCGGACGCCTACAAATACTCCCATCATAAGCTCTATGTTCCGGGCACGACCAGGATTTACTCTTACCTGGAAAGTCGTGGCGGGCTATTTTCCGAAACGGTATTTTATGGATTGCAGTATTTGCTGAAAGCATATTTAGAAGGTCCGGTGATTACTGCTGAAAAGATCAAAGAGGCCTCTGAAATGTTGCCGGAAGTTTTTGGCCGGGATGATGTATTTGAGGCTGCGCGTTTTCAATATATCCTGGAGAAACATGGCGGCTATTTACCCGTGCGGATAAAAGCAGTGCCGGAAGGAACAGTGGTGCCCGTGAAAAATGTGCTGATGACGATTGAGAATACAGACCCGAAATGTTACTGGCTCACGAATTTCCTGGAAACCCTGTTAATGCAGGTCTGGTATCCGAATACGGTGGCAACGCTTTCGCGGGAGATAAAGAAGATTATCCTCCAATACTTCAAAGCTACGGCCAGCGAGGCTTCGCAGGCGGGGATCGATTTTGTGCTGAATGATTTTGGTTTCCGTGGCGCTACTTCCGTAGAGGCGGCAGGGTTAGGAGGCAGTGCACATCTTGTGAACTTCAGTGGCAGTGATACTCTTGCGGCATCCACTTTTGCGAAAAGATATTATCATGCTTTCAGGGCCCCGGGGCTTTCCATTCCGGCTACGGAACATTCTATTGTTACTTTACTGGGTGAAGCCGGAGAGGCGAAAATATTCAAACATGTGCTGGATACTTTTCCGGAAGGGACGGTTGCCTGCGTTTCTGATTCCTATAATATCTTCCGGGCCTGTGAGGAATACTGGGGCACTTTGCTGAAAGACCAGGTGCTGGCCAGGAAGGGCACCTTGGTGATCAGGCCGGATTCCGGGGATCCCGTGAGAACATTGTTGAAGGTGTTTGAGATACTGATGGATAAATTTGGTTCTGCACTGAATGAAAAGGGCTACAAAGTACTGCCACCGCAGGTCCGGGTGATCCAGGGGGATGGAATTAATTTACAGTCTATCCGGGAGATCTATGCTGCGTTGCAAGAGGCAGGGATCAGTGCGGAGAATCTTGTGCTGGGTATGGGCGGGGCTTTGATCCAAAAGGTGAACAGGGATACGCAGGAGTTTGCGCTGAAATGTTCCTATGCGGAGATTAATGGGGAAGAAGTGGATGTTTCTAAATCCCCGGTAGAAATGGATGCAACCGGAGCGTTACGGACTTCCTTTAAAAAATCCAAAGCGGGAAAGTTCAAGCTGGTGAGAGATTCCGATGGATATAAAACAGTGGGGCTGCATGAAAACCCAGAACTGCCCGATGTGCTGGAGACGGTTTTTGAAAATGGGAAGCTGGTGAAGGATTGGCGGTTTGAGGATATCAGGAAGAATGCAGAAATTTAA
- a CDS encoding DJ-1/PfpI family protein — protein sequence MKNKLCYLFVFDGYSDWEPALAVAGLQQFTDFEVQTFSLDGKAITSAGNLTIVPKLSLAELDTADLIIIPGGAAWSEGKNREITPFIKEALGEGKTVAAICDATLYMASEGFLDNIRHTSNDLGLLKDAVPSYKGEANYIQKGAVRHQQVITANGTAGVGFAHEIFDQFGLLEQNEDFAFWFGFFHKPEFAALK from the coding sequence ATGAAAAACAAACTTTGCTACCTCTTCGTATTCGATGGATATTCTGATTGGGAACCGGCGCTCGCAGTTGCCGGCTTACAGCAGTTCACTGATTTTGAAGTACAGACCTTTTCTCTTGATGGGAAAGCGATCACCTCTGCAGGTAATCTTACCATTGTGCCCAAGTTGTCCCTCGCGGAACTGGATACGGCTGATCTTATTATTATTCCCGGTGGGGCTGCATGGTCTGAAGGAAAGAACCGGGAGATCACTCCTTTTATAAAAGAAGCACTGGGAGAAGGAAAAACGGTAGCGGCTATCTGCGATGCCACCTTATATATGGCATCGGAGGGTTTCCTGGATAACATCCGGCATACCAGCAACGACCTGGGCTTATTAAAGGATGCGGTACCTTCTTATAAAGGAGAGGCGAATTATATACAAAAAGGCGCGGTAAGGCATCAACAGGTGATTACGGCCAATGGCACAGCGGGAGTGGGTTTTGCCCATGAGATCTTTGATCAGTTTGGGCTGCTGGAGCAAAATGAAGATTTTGCCTTCTGGTTTGGGTTCTTCCATAAGCCGGAGTTTGCAGCATTGAAATAG
- a CDS encoding DUF4377 domain-containing protein: MKKLQLFLLAGACSLAACQNAPKTAVTTDSAQAAVNADGYYEASLAAASSPGRLIGLTLKTTNDAEMTTDYLNNTPEIVQMGNWSPLDSGKYLITLVTVGSGNPQKDSLIFKQDGNDLRYIGDDYGSDGLTLIKKEKPAPTTKELIIWVKNETECDRGPGFGKTKCYDVVYGDKLLPDAKWDRLSEPIDSFSYEKGNIYKLKVNRIPRDPRIQDVGAYEYKLAEVISKEKAK, encoded by the coding sequence ATGAAAAAGCTTCAACTATTCCTCCTGGCAGGTGCATGCAGCTTGGCTGCTTGCCAGAATGCTCCTAAAACAGCTGTCACAACTGATAGCGCGCAGGCTGCTGTTAATGCAGATGGTTATTACGAAGCCAGCCTGGCCGCAGCATCCTCTCCCGGAAGATTAATAGGCCTCACGCTGAAAACCACAAACGATGCGGAAATGACCACGGACTATCTCAACAACACCCCTGAAATTGTGCAAATGGGTAACTGGTCTCCGCTGGACAGTGGAAAATACCTGATCACACTCGTTACCGTAGGCAGCGGCAATCCTCAAAAAGATTCCCTGATCTTTAAACAGGATGGGAATGATCTTCGCTATATAGGAGATGATTACGGTTCGGACGGATTAACGCTTATAAAGAAAGAGAAACCCGCCCCCACCACAAAAGAACTGATCATCTGGGTAAAAAATGAAACAGAATGTGACCGTGGCCCCGGATTCGGCAAAACCAAATGTTACGATGTGGTGTACGGAGATAAATTACTCCCCGATGCAAAATGGGACAGGCTCTCCGAACCGATAGACAGCTTCAGCTATGAAAAAGGGAACATCTATAAGCTGAAAGTGAACCGCATCCCCCGCGATCCCCGTATCCAGGACGTAGGTGCTTATGAGTATAAACTGGCAGAAGTGATCTCAAAAGAAAAGGCAAAGTAG
- a CDS encoding YiiX family permuted papain-like enzyme, whose translation MLAIRLLLLLYLAQNNELAEGDIIFQSNISPQCQAIELATHSKYSHCGILFKKGKDWYVWEAVQPVTQTRLEEWILRGDKHFVVKRLIADSLITTAVVKRMQDAGNKYMGKSYDSYFEWSDDRIYCSELVWKIYKETMGIEVGKRNPLRSYDLSHPLVKATLKERYGKNIPLEEMMVSPGDIYESPLLKTVVSQ comes from the coding sequence ATGTTAGCCATTCGTTTATTGCTGCTCCTATACCTGGCGCAAAACAATGAACTTGCAGAAGGAGATATCATCTTCCAATCCAATATTTCCCCGCAATGCCAGGCCATTGAATTAGCCACGCATTCCAAATACAGCCACTGCGGCATCTTATTTAAGAAAGGGAAAGACTGGTATGTATGGGAAGCTGTACAGCCTGTAACGCAAACACGCCTGGAAGAATGGATCCTACGGGGCGACAAACATTTTGTTGTGAAACGCCTTATCGCAGATTCACTGATCACCACTGCCGTGGTCAAAAGAATGCAGGACGCAGGCAATAAATACATGGGGAAAAGCTACGACAGTTATTTCGAATGGTCGGACGATAGGATCTATTGCTCTGAACTGGTGTGGAAGATCTATAAAGAAACGATGGGTATAGAAGTGGGTAAACGCAATCCACTGCGCAGTTATGATCTCAGCCATCCGCTGGTAAAAGCCACATTGAAAGAAAGGTATGGAAAGAATATTCCTTTAGAAGAAATGATGGTATCTCCCGGTGATATCTATGAAAGTCCACTATTGAAAACCGTGGTTTCTCAATAA
- a CDS encoding DUF4241 domain-containing protein encodes MEQHTVNGIPLEHRYLGKLTLSSGFVVACDPLLGLHDALPFTRKVPTGEYPVYMVLSGSGNHRKNTLIKLELSDKRAVRWELAMVPGQSSGHSYIADIYYGFTVDAGIGCICDAHTQKHYNSYLERFFKDNPNGNIYDSLFASAFARNGIEENHSFNFYLPARPQQNVIMFHTGYGDGIYPAYWGLSEEGDVCSFVIDFMVL; translated from the coding sequence TTGGAGCAGCATACCGTCAACGGCATTCCTTTGGAGCACCGTTATCTTGGAAAGCTTACACTTTCAAGCGGCTTTGTTGTGGCATGTGATCCACTCCTGGGCCTGCATGATGCATTACCATTTACACGTAAAGTCCCCACAGGTGAGTATCCTGTTTACATGGTCCTTTCCGGCAGCGGTAACCACCGCAAGAATACTTTGATCAAACTGGAACTCTCTGATAAACGGGCAGTCCGTTGGGAATTGGCCATGGTACCCGGCCAGTCTTCCGGCCACTCCTATATTGCAGATATATATTATGGTTTCACCGTGGATGCCGGCATTGGTTGTATCTGCGATGCCCATACACAAAAACACTATAATAGTTACCTGGAACGTTTTTTTAAAGACAATCCGAACGGCAATATTTATGATTCACTCTTTGCTTCTGCATTTGCACGCAACGGGATAGAAGAAAATCATAGCTTTAATTTCTATCTCCCGGCACGCCCGCAACAAAACGTGATCATGTTCCATACCGGTTACGGCGATGGAATTTATCCCGCTTACTGGGGATTGTCTGAAGAAGGAGATGTTTGCAGTTTTGTGATCGATTTTATGGTACTCTAA
- a CDS encoding CAP domain-containing protein has translation MMKGIVRPAMIAGASLWVLLSVACSKSPLMEVTPPPPPPIKDTTFVMNNPVNQELLISLVNDIRTKGCNCGDTFMAAATPITWSRPLERAAYLHSKDMFENNYFSHNDLEGGNGGKRIASMGYVWKAWGENIALGVLNERTVVDGWFKSVTHCKVLMTSSFREMGVAKVGNFWSQEMAVPKAF, from the coding sequence ATGATGAAGGGAATCGTACGCCCTGCAATGATCGCGGGCGCATCGTTATGGGTATTACTTTCTGTGGCATGCAGTAAATCTCCGTTAATGGAAGTAACACCACCACCGCCGCCACCTATTAAGGACACAACGTTTGTAATGAATAACCCGGTTAACCAGGAGTTATTAATATCATTAGTAAATGACATCCGCACAAAAGGATGTAATTGTGGCGATACATTTATGGCAGCCGCCACACCTATTACATGGAGCAGGCCATTAGAAAGAGCGGCGTATTTACATAGCAAGGATATGTTCGAGAATAATTATTTCAGTCATAATGACCTCGAGGGAGGAAATGGTGGAAAACGAATTGCCAGTATGGGGTATGTCTGGAAGGCCTGGGGGGAAAATATTGCCCTTGGCGTGCTCAATGAGCGTACCGTAGTAGATGGTTGGTTCAAAAGTGTAACCCACTGTAAAGTGCTGATGACCAGCAGTTTTCGTGAAATGGGGGTTGCTAAGGTGGGCAACTTCTGGAGCCAGGAAATGGCCGTCCCTAAAGCGTTCTAG
- a CDS encoding CAP domain-containing protein — protein MLPNNNRLVPFVISILLFATACTKEAPLEPQLPEEPNTQEPGTVPVFENNVNKEVLLSLINNVRTKGCNCGGEVMPPVEPLKWNLYLELAAANHSKDMQTRKYFAHNSPNGSTPQTRIANAGYKASWSGENIASGPATELAVIDGWLKSAGHCKNIMNANYRDVAVARAGNIWTQTFGATSSKQ, from the coding sequence ATGTTACCGAATAATAACCGCTTAGTACCTTTTGTTATTTCCATTCTGCTGTTCGCTACTGCGTGCACTAAAGAAGCACCGCTGGAGCCGCAACTGCCGGAAGAACCCAATACACAAGAACCAGGAACAGTTCCTGTGTTTGAGAACAACGTCAATAAAGAAGTGCTGCTTTCTCTTATAAATAATGTGCGTACCAAAGGATGTAATTGTGGTGGTGAAGTGATGCCGCCGGTAGAGCCGCTTAAATGGAACCTTTACCTGGAACTGGCTGCTGCCAACCATAGTAAGGATATGCAGACCCGTAAATATTTTGCGCATAACAGTCCTAATGGCAGCACTCCGCAAACCCGCATTGCAAATGCTGGTTATAAAGCCTCCTGGTCTGGTGAAAACATTGCTTCAGGGCCTGCTACAGAACTGGCAGTGATCGATGGCTGGTTGAAAAGTGCAGGGCATTGCAAGAACATCATGAATGCTAATTACAGAGATGTAGCTGTGGCGCGTGCAGGAAATATCTGGACACAGACTTTCGGTGCCACTTCTTCCAAACAATAA
- a CDS encoding glycoside hydrolase family 25 protein: protein MARSKRVRRRPFIYIFVFISLAGAAAAAWWWLRTKEPMTFVRYEEFGIDMPVNYSVHGIDISKFQGNVNWMAVRQMQVDEIRISFAFIKATEGISRQDGTFQRNWEKAKEAGVIRGAYHFFYSTRDPIKQAINFRNVVQLESGDLPPVLDIEVHNNQPPAVIRSTARIWLEDMEKAYGVKPIIYTNIHFYEKYLGKEFDDYPLWVAHYYQKDKPRSARNWVFWQHSDIGHVNGIRTTVDFNVFRGDSTELLKLCIP, encoded by the coding sequence ATGGCAAGAAGTAAACGCGTGCGGAGGCGCCCCTTTATCTACATTTTTGTGTTCATCAGCCTGGCCGGAGCTGCCGCCGCTGCTTGGTGGTGGCTGCGTACAAAAGAACCCATGACCTTTGTACGGTATGAGGAATTTGGAATAGATATGCCCGTGAATTACTCCGTACATGGCATTGATATCTCCAAATTCCAGGGAAATGTGAACTGGATGGCCGTAAGGCAAATGCAGGTAGATGAAATTCGTATATCCTTTGCCTTTATTAAAGCCACCGAAGGGATCAGCCGCCAGGACGGTACTTTTCAGCGGAACTGGGAAAAAGCCAAAGAAGCCGGCGTGATCCGCGGAGCCTATCACTTTTTCTATTCCACCCGCGATCCTATCAAGCAGGCCATCAATTTCAGGAATGTGGTACAGCTGGAATCAGGAGACCTCCCCCCGGTGCTGGACATCGAAGTACATAACAATCAGCCTCCCGCCGTGATCCGCAGCACAGCCCGCATCTGGCTGGAAGACATGGAAAAGGCCTACGGCGTAAAACCCATTATCTACACCAATATTCATTTCTACGAAAAATACCTGGGTAAAGAATTTGACGATTACCCGCTATGGGTGGCGCATTATTATCAGAAAGATAAACCCCGCAGTGCCCGGAACTGGGTTTTCTGGCAGCACAGCGATATCGGGCATGTGAACGGCATCAGAACAACCGTGGATTTTAACGTTTTCAGGGGAGACAGTACTGAGCTCCTAAAGCTCTGTATTCCGTAA
- a CDS encoding radical SAM/SPASM domain-containing protein, which translates to MPKLNLNDSLNFLSKFTFRRGWNAGKVLGSFYWSKWRKKPIQWGFPISISFEPTTSCNLRCPECPSGLRAFTRPTGMLDNKFFRETIDELHKDLLYLIFYFQGEPYLNTAFLDMVKYASGKGIYTATSTNAHYLTDANAKKTVESGLDRLIISIDGTTQDVYTQYRVGGNLNKVIEGAKNIVKWKKELNSKKPFVFFQFLVVKPNEHQIEDIKKLAAEVGVDEVRFKTAQVYDYEEGNRLIPTIDKYSRYRKNEDGTYAIKNTMEDHCWRLWHSPVITWDGLVVPCCFDKDATHKLGDLKSTNFKTLWHNESYVNFRSQIIKGRKHIDICANCSEGTKVWG; encoded by the coding sequence ATGCCGAAACTGAACCTGAATGACTCGTTGAACTTTCTGTCAAAATTTACTTTCCGCCGCGGTTGGAACGCGGGAAAAGTATTGGGCAGTTTCTACTGGAGCAAGTGGAGAAAGAAACCTATTCAATGGGGCTTTCCTATTTCCATCTCCTTTGAGCCTACCACTTCCTGTAATCTCCGTTGCCCGGAATGCCCCAGCGGGCTGAGGGCTTTTACCAGGCCTACAGGTATGCTGGATAATAAATTCTTCCGGGAAACCATTGATGAGCTGCATAAGGACCTGCTGTACCTGATCTTTTATTTCCAGGGAGAGCCTTACCTGAACACGGCTTTCCTGGATATGGTGAAATATGCTTCCGGTAAAGGGATTTACACCGCTACTTCCACCAATGCGCATTATCTCACGGATGCCAATGCTAAGAAAACAGTGGAAAGCGGACTGGACAGGCTGATCATTTCCATAGATGGTACTACACAGGATGTGTATACACAATACCGTGTTGGCGGGAACCTGAATAAAGTGATCGAGGGCGCGAAGAATATTGTGAAATGGAAAAAGGAGCTGAACTCTAAAAAACCCTTTGTGTTCTTCCAGTTCCTGGTAGTTAAACCAAATGAGCACCAGATAGAAGATATCAAGAAGTTAGCTGCCGAAGTGGGGGTAGACGAGGTGCGGTTTAAAACGGCGCAGGTATATGATTATGAGGAAGGCAATCGCCTGATCCCTACCATAGATAAGTATTCCCGCTATCGTAAAAATGAAGATGGAACTTATGCCATTAAAAATACGATGGAAGACCATTGCTGGCGCTTATGGCATTCCCCGGTAATTACCTGGGATGGCCTGGTAGTGCCCTGCTGCTTTGATAAAGACGCCACACATAAACTGGGAGACCTGAAATCGACCAACTTCAAAACGCTGTGGCATAATGAAAGTTATGTGAACTTCCGCAGCCAGATCATCAAGGGGCGTAAGCACATTGATATCTGTGCGAATTGCAGTGAAGGAACAAAGGTTTGGGGCTAA